Genomic DNA from Clavibacter michiganensis:
CCGACACGTGGCCGGGCGCCTCCTGCGCGACGACCAGACGGCCGGTGCGCTGCACCGACTCGAGGATGGGGCCGTAGTCGACGGGCGACAGCGAGCGCAGGTCGACGACCTCGACGCTCGTGCCCTCCTCGGCCGCGAGCTCGGCGGCCTGGAGGAGCATCGCGACCATCGCGCCGTGCCCGACGAGCGTGACGTCGGTGCCGGAGCGGACCACGCGGCTCTCGTGCAGGCCGATGCCGGGGGCGGAGAAGTCGACGTCGCCCTTCGGCCGGTAGCGCGCCTTGGGCTCGAAGAACATGACCGGGTCGTCGGACTTGATGGCCTCCTGGATCATCCAGTAGGCGTCGTGCGGGGTGCTCGGGCTCACGACGCGGAGGCCGGGGGTGTGCGCGAAGTACGCCTCGGGGCTCTCCTGGTGGTGCTCGATGGCGCCGATGTGGCCGCCGTACGGCACGCGGATCACGACGGGCATGCGCATCGCGCCCTCGTGCCGGTTGGTGATCTTCGCGAGCTGGCTCGTGATCTGGTCGAAGGCCGGGTAGATGAACCCGTCGAACTGGATCTCGCACACCGGTCGGTAGCCGCGCATCGCCAGGCCGATGGCCGTGCCGACGATGCCGGACTCGGCGAGCGGCGTGTCGATGACGCGGCGGTCGCCGAAGTCGCGCTGCAGGTGCTCGGTGATGCGGAAGACGCCGCCGAGCGGGCCGATGTCCTCGCCCATGAGCAGGACCTTGTCG
This window encodes:
- a CDS encoding alpha-ketoacid dehydrogenase subunit beta, with the translated sequence MPMAKALNAGLRRALEEDDKVLLMGEDIGPLGGVFRITEHLQRDFGDRRVIDTPLAESGIVGTAIGLAMRGYRPVCEIQFDGFIYPAFDQITSQLAKITNRHEGAMRMPVVIRVPYGGHIGAIEHHQESPEAYFAHTPGLRVVSPSTPHDAYWMIQEAIKSDDPVMFFEPKARYRPKGDVDFSAPGIGLHESRVVRSGTDVTLVGHGAMVAMLLQAAELAAEEGTSVEVVDLRSLSPVDYGPILESVQRTGRLVVAQEAPGHVSVGSEIAATVTERAFYSLEAPVIRVSGFDAPFPPAKLETLYLPDADRILEAVDRSLAY